The DNA window TCCTTATTTACTCCTACCGTGGACGGTATACCTATAAACTCAAAAAAACTGCATAGGGTAGCACTACGTTTTTATTGCCTAAACGTAAAAGGGGTAATAAGCTAAGGCCCTTAAGTTCTTTTACAACTACATTTAaccattaaaaattttagcctaaaagtatactactataaaattctaGTCCATCcgatttttactaaaaaaaattgaatccgTTCCCACCCGATGGTACTGGCTTACGTCAAGCTATGAGGTGACCGACGTGTGATAGCTGACTAGGCGCTGCACGAGTCTTCCACGTACCGACGTACGGGTCTCGCTCCAGCGCACCACGCTCGCCAAGGGGTGCCATGTGGATTCTTTTCCACGTGTCAAATTTTAATTGGATTGATGACTCAATTCGTGACGTCCCTGCCACTCTATTTCAACTTCTTTGATATAAGCCCTTCATTGTTTACATATTCACTAAAAATTTAACACTCCTAGTCTCCTACAGCAGCACTGGTGCAAAACAGAATATAAAAACCTTTCAGGGTCATAAACACAAAATATCCAAatgcagaaaaataaattggaaAAATTGCAAATATAGCACGCcggctcctctcctcctccctcccgtgGCCGTCGAGATCGTTCTCCCCTCCCCTGGTCTCTTCCTTCACCGTGCTGCATCCGCCACACTCCCCCCAGCTCCAGATCTCCAAACCCTAACCCCCAACCACACCCCGCATGCCATTCTACTagcccgctcgctcgccatGGCGCCCTcccgtctcctcctcttcgcgctcgtcgcggccgccgtcgccgtcgtcccgtcggcggaagcggcggtggcgagcatCGACCTGGGGTCGGAGTGGCTCAaggtcgccgccgtgcaccTCGCCCCTGGCCGCGTCCCGATCGCGGTGGCCATCAACGAGATGTCGAAGCGCAAGTcccccgccctcgccgcgctcgccgacgGCAACCGCCTggccggggaggaggcggccggcaTCACCGCGCGCCACCCGTCCAAGGTgttcgcgcgcgcgcgggaccTCCTCGCCAAGCCGTTCCCTTACGTGCAGTCCGTCGCGCAGTCGCTCTTCCTCCCCTACGACCTCGTCCCCGATGCGCGCGGTGCCGCCGCGGTCCGCGCGGACGACGGGCAGGTCTACACCATCGAGGAGATCGTCGCGATGGTGCTTCACTACGCTGCTGGGCTCGCGGAGGCGCACGTCGGCGCGCCCGTGCGGGACGCTGTGGTCGCTGTGCCGCCGTACTTTGGGCAGGCCGAGCGCCGGGCCTTGACGCAGGCGGCGCAGCTTGCCGGAGTTAACGTCCTCTCGCTCATCAATGAGCACGCCGGGGCAGCGTTGCAGTACGGGATCGACAAGGATTTCTCGAACGAATCGCGGCATGTTATCTTCTACGACATGGGTGCTGGTAGTACCTACGCCGCGCTGGTGTACTACTCGGCGTACAACGCCAAGGAATTTGGGAAGACGGTATCTGTGAACCAGTTCCAGGTAAAATTCGCTCTTGCCCAAGGTTTTTTAGCTGTTCAATTTTGTCCCTTGTATGTTTATTCGAAActccaatgaaaaaaattattctgcACCATCAATCACATGCCCACATGCCTAACTGGTAGAAAGATCATGCAAATTGAACTAGCTATCATATAGAGCTGCAGAATGCTATAATCTATTGATGATTTCTTCTGCTAATTCTCTACAGGTTAAGGATGTTAGATGGAGCTTCAAACTTGGAGGCCTTGAAATGGAGATGCGTCTAGTGAACTATTTTGCAGATCAATTTAATAAGCAGCTTGGTAACGGAGTTGATATCCGCCAGTCTCCCAAGGCAATGGCTAAGTTGAAGAAGCAAGTTAAGCGTACCAAAGAAATTCTGAGTGCAAATACTGCTGCTCCAATTTCAGTTGAATCACTATATAACGATATTGATTTCAGGTGTGTGCTTACTCGTGCTTGCATAATCTTTGCTCATTTATTTGGAAGGAAATTTATAAATCCATAAATGGAAATTTAGTTAACACATTGAATTCTCTGTTCAAGGAAATGCTGAGTTAAATTGGTTCTGAACAAATGAAACTTTTTTTCGTAAATTAGAGATGCTTGTTAGTCTGGCAAGTTCTGGCTTTGAAGCGAACTTACTATGCTGGAGTAGCATGCATGATAGGTGCTTTATCTCTTATTTGTTGAATGACCTGGCATGTGTTTCATTGTATTTGATCACCTTGTTACCTTTGAGTTACATGAATGCGATCACACAGAACAAATTTGTTAAGAGTTACAATGGCTGTTTACTGTGGTCTGAAGTGTaagttttacatatatatactgtgagcttatgtttatttttctacttgATTGATGTTCTGCATCGGGATTTGTTCATATCCATGATCGTGTGAAATCTGGAAGACAGTGAAACACACTGGCTTCTTAACCTATCATTGCCAATATTAAAGCTTGCAAGGGTAGTTGGTCTGTTGGTCCTTCTTCCTTACTACATTGTTCTGTAATGCTCAGCTTTTCTCCATTTCCTATCGGTATAAAGTAaacaattttgttgttttgaatCATGATTAGGGCAAAGTCAAGGTTTCACTTGAATTAAATGCTTCCTTGTTGTTACAGGAGCACCATAACACGCGAGAAATTTGAAGAACTTTGTGAGGATTTATGGGAGCAGGCTCTAACTCCTGTCAAAGAAGTGCTTGCACATTCTGGAATGAAGATTGATGATATCTATGCTGTAGAACTAATAGGAGGAGCTACTCGAGTACCAAAATTGCAGGTGATTAAATTGAATTCATTCTATATTGACCTCTCATTGTGGAGCTGTAATGGCATCCAGGCACATGactgctttgttttttttcctcttttgtcACTTAGTTCTCATCGTTAAGTTCAATCCAACGATCCAACATTTTCAATATCTTAAAGATTTGCTACCATTTCTCGAAGGGAATGGTTAACAGCTGTTACCTAGTACCTACATAGAGTTGTGCCTCTATCATTCaccttgttatttttttaatagagttCCATTCTCCTGGGACAGGCTAAGCTGCAGGAATTCCTGGGACGGAGTGACCTGGACAAGCATCTTGATGCAGATGAAGCTATTGTTCTGGGTGCCTCACTGCATGCAGCTAACTTAAGTGATGGAATTAAGTTGAACCGTAAGTTAGGGATGATTGATGGTTCTACTTATGGTTTTGTGTTTGAAATAAATGGCCCAGATTATGTCAAAGATGAAAGCACTGATCAATTACTGGTGCCGAGGATGAAGAAAATGCCAATAAAGGTTAGAATGcaccttcttttttcttttaattattaGGAAAATTTTCCTTGCTGTTTtcgaaggggaaaaaaaatctaatatagCTTGCCATTGTTTTGGTGTCTACAGATGTTCAGGTCCATCAGACATACTAAGGATTTCGATGTTTCTGTCAGCTATGAAAAAACTTCTGAACTACCTCCAGGTGTTACATCACACAAATTTGTGGAGTATTCTGTATCAGGACTGGCAGATGCAAGTGAAAAGTAAGCAAGCATTATTATTATCagcttgtttttttaatgatacTGCTTATATTCAATCGAACAGCCTGAACAGACATTACCTTTATTTCAACTGATTTTTTTGGGGTGCAATATTCAACCTGTGAGGCTACAGGACATGTTTATTCCACTAGATAAAGGTTCTCATGTATTTAAAGTAACTCCATATTGACTATGGTTTCTCTAGCGGCATTCCATCAGGCAATTTATATACACCATACGTTCAATTTCATTGTGTGAAATTTAACTGTGTGCTTATTTTAAACAGGTATAGTAGCCGCAATTTATCTGCACCCATCAAGGCAAATCTACATTTTTCTTTGAGTAGGAGTGGAATTATTTCCCTTGACAGGGCAGAAGCAGTGATTGAGATAACCGAATGGGTTGAAGTTCCCAAGAAAAATTTGACTCTAGAGAGTAATTCCACCAGTCAGAATTTGTCtccagaagcagaagcagctaATAGTACATCTGACAGTAAGGAGAACTTGAATTCTGAAAGTGATGCAAATAAGTCCAGTGCTCCAATAGAAGAAAGTAAGGCACAAGATATTGTTACAGAGAAAGTGCTCAAGAAAAGAACATTCAGGGTCCCGTTAAAGGTAAGAATAGGTCATAAGTCTAATGGTAATATTGACAGAACATGAACTAATAATATATCTTCCAATGATAGGTTGTAGAAAAGACGGCTGGTGCTGGATCGATTCTTTCGAAGGAGCTGTATTCTGAAGCAAAATCTAGGTTAGAGACACTTGATAAGAAGGATGCTGAAAGGAGGAGAACTGCTGAACTAAAAAATAGTCTGGAGTCTTACATATACTCTATGAAGGAGAAGGTACCTTCTGATTCTACCTTGAGTTTATGCCATTAACATCACCCCTCTTGTTTCTTCATACAATATATATGGAACCTGTGACGGTGCTATATTCCTCAGAACTTCAGCTTTGCACTGATGATCTGTGTACGTAAATCTAGAAAGAGAAAAGTTTTGACATGTTTAACAATGTTATTACTTACTAGGTGTATAACTTATCTGTTTATTGACTGCTTGTTTGGTGTCATTTGGCACATCACAGCTGGAAGAAAGTGCAGATATTTTGACTGTCTCAACTGAACAGGAGAGGGAATCTTTTGCAGAGAAACTTAATGAGGTCAgtttaataatatatcttCTGGTGGGTCACATTTGTTTGATGAATACTCATGCTGAGACTGTTTAAGTGCAGGTACAAGATTGGTTGTATATGGATGGCGAAGACGCTCAAGCAAATGAATTCAAAGAACGGCTCGATCAACTTAAGGCCATTGGTGACCCAATTCTTTTCAGGTAACAAGTTCTATATACAGTTAGATTTAAATAGATCATTGAGTgaaattgtttcttttctttattatcCAGATTGAGTGAGCTAAAAGCCAGACCAGCGGCTTGTGAAAATGCTAGATTGTATCTTACTGAGCTGCAAAAGGTATCTAGACAAAAATACCGACAGTGTTGTTGTTTCTGTTCAAGTTCATGGTTGTGATGCTACTCTATTCTcatctaaaacattttttgttcTTGCAGATTGTTAAGAACTGGGAATCGAATAAACCATGGCTCCCAAAAAAGAGGATAGATGAGGTAAACGAGTGAGCCTAATAAAGCTTGATTTCATTCTGGTGGTTATGTGATTCTCATTTTATTGGTTGTGTGATGTTATCTGGGTCTAGGTTGTAAGTGAAGCAGAGAAAGTAAAAACTTggttggaggaggaggaggctgtaCAGAAAAGGTATGCGGGGTTTAAGAGCCAACAGAATTTGGTTCTAcgttaaaatttggtttatgtGTCTTAACTCCCATAGAGCATATTGCAGTACCCCTGTCTACAGCCCACCTGCTTTCACATCTGAAGAAGTCTACGAGAAAGTTCTGGACCTACAAGATAAGGTTAGGAAGTTTGTACTAAGATTCCGAAATGATAGAATGTGCATGTTTCATCATCTCGTCAAAACATTGGGAATTCATTTTGTGTGCAGGTCTCTAGTGTCAATAGGATCCCTAAACCAAAACCCAAGGTAGAAAAGAAACCTCCCAAGGAAGAGTCTGCTAACAAAGAGAAAACTGCCTCTTCGGAATCTGACTCCAAAGAAGAACCCCAAGAAGCTGAATCCAGGGAGACTCCATCAGAATCAGCTGCCCCTGAAGAGAATCAATCTGAACCACATAAGGCTGAAGATTCAGAACCAGAAGCACATGACGAGTTGTGATTATTAACATTAACTTTGGAACCCCATAGGACTTGTTGAGTGGTTGGCATCATACACATACTTGGAGAAGGCAGTTCGTCAGAGGCAAAATTTTGGTTGCTcaaattttctcatttttgttTGACGGCCAAATGTTGAGGTTGTGTAGGATTTCCATCCGGACTAGATGCTGTAGGACCGGCAAAAAGTTGATCCCTAGAGCTTCTAATCGCTGTATAGCAGTATTGTGGTCTCTATGGCATTCTGTCAAGTTAATGCCTCAAAGGCTTCAACATCACGACATTTTAGTTGCATTGTTTGTATCgaactaatttattttgacaTTGCTGAGCTATAGAAATTCTACATCGATTATCAATGTATTTTCCTGCTGCCCTTTTGCCCCGTTTGTTTTTGAGCTTCTTCCGAATGCATGGTCTCGGCGTCCAGGGACTAAGATTGGCTTGTTTGCACCATTGCTATCATTAGTCCTCAGAATTTGGAATGCGTCATTGCTATCGTTATCCCCCAGACACATGACACACAAAAAAGCAATACATTGCTGCATTAGATTTGTACTGGTTGCATCGGTGATCAGCAACGACACAACCTCTCTTCCGTTGGGTACAGATTCACTCTACCTCGTCAGCAGGTAACAACTAACATCAGGAGTATCCTAAAATGATCTAAACCATCAGGTCAGCCGCTTGCACGCCAACACCGGACACGGCCATACATGGTCGTTGCTTCGTCTTCCTCACCATCAGTTCGTCGAAAAGgggtaaaaaaatgcatatcgAGTATCAACGTCCACGACGGGAGAAGTAGGTGCAAAGAAGCACGGTCTCTTCTTTTACCTTGACTTCTTTCCTGTTAAGGCAGCGTACTTGTTAGTTTCTCAACTAGAAGTCTAGAACCGCGaaactatatacatatatggatTATAAGAAGCAAACCATGGTgggaaaatatgaataatgttTCCTGCTACAAGATCCACGCTGTCACAGATCTTGGGGCTGAAGATAATGGTCCTCTTCATGCTGCTACCATCCATAGCACAATCTGTTGAGACATCGCCTGTAGAAGGCAACTGAAAAAACAAGTGACACGTACCATGAAAAACATCATCAATAGCGAAAAATGCTGGAAAAGCAGGATTTGAGTAAGACATAAAATGTTTTGTTAGAACTTGTCTCCAACAAAAGATAATTCCTGTTTAATAGGGAAAACTGGAAAATTATAAGGGTAAAAGGGGGAAGAAAATCTTAAGGAAACAGAAATTTCGTCTTAAATATTTAAGCACCGCAGAAATATTAACCATATAGTCATCAATAAGAATGTGgcacattattaattaataggcTACAACATGtcaaaaagtataaaatactCCTTTGTAAAAGTTGTCACATTCTTGGGAAATCTTAGCTAAACTTAGCAgcacaaaaaaatgtttaattaaCTCCATGCTGCAATAAGTCAAATGAACAAAACCAAATACGAGTTATTTGAAAAACGAACCACATACACTACTCTTTTCCATGAACAAACAACGGCAGATGGTTAGCTTTCCTTCCAAAGACCTTGACAAAATTTGAACAGTAATGCCCCTTGAATCGCCTGTAAAAATGATCAATCACTACTTCAGCAccatgtatattatttatgaacATTAAATAGTACTAACTGGTACTGCTGGCGTAACCAAACAAGTTCGCTAGATAATTAAGGCCCACCTAAACAATCTTGCTCTCTGTTATACTGTCTTAGGAACTCAGCATGCCTATCTTTCTCCATCTGCAGAATCTGCTGCATACGTCCATAATAACCAGCTCTGCTACATAGCAGCGTAAATACAATAAATGTGAACATGCAGATATATTTCAGTGACCAGCTGGAAAATAATTAGCAGGATTATAGTACCCATATGATCTCACGGGAAGTGTAGAACAGTCCATGCTTGTTGCATTAAATACTTGTTGGAATATATCAGCCATAGTTTGCCCCTTCACATCTTTGTTGATCAAAGCCAAGTTGTTTTCAACATTGTCCTATTGCAGGATAAGCATATCATATTGAATATCACAATCAAGCAATTATTTACATCATTGGTTATGTTACCAACATACTTCCTCCTCGCTAGATGTTTCACCAATTATATGCCCCAAGGGATTCTCAATCTCAAGATTCCTCTGACCTAGAAGTGCCAATGTTCTCTTCGAAGTAGGGACTTTTGGTTTATCTTCCTTAGCTGCGGTGTGTTGGTGCAACTGCATTGAAATAATATTTACTTAGATAAAAGTTAAATTGCTGTCTAAGAACTCCTCCCAAAAAAAGGCAGAACAAAACACGAACCGAAAATGGTGTTCCAACAGAGGAGGCACTTCTATCCTGAAGATTATCAAGAAGTTCAGAAATTGAAATATTTGCTTTCTTGGTTGGACAGGCAAACTCTGAGGGCAAATCTTCAGTTTCTTCCTTGATATTTTCCATCAGCTCAGCCATCATATTTTCTGGAGCTCCATTTGTTGGCACTCCTGATGAAGTTTTTTGCTCCCCAACGTATGAATTTTCAGTCTTCACATTCAACGAAACAGAACTGGATCCACGTATTGAGAATTTGAGCttgttttcactttttctCCCTGCAACAATGGAGAAAAGGTAAACACCACTCCACAGTGTAAGAAAACCAGgaaatactactccctccgtcgcaAAATATAGCTATGAACTACAAAGATAGCTACATTttgagacagagggagtatattagAAAACACTTAAAACCAAAGTCTTATCAGTTTATACATTATCTTTGCAGTAGGAAAATACGAGGTATGGCAACGTACTTTTGCCTGTTCCAGCAGATAGGAATGATATACTAGGAGGAACTTTGTGAACATAGGCCAGTTCATCAGCTTCTTCCAGAACTTCATCCCAGATGGCTGATTCATCCTGCTCCaccattttgttttccttctctctttcttttgaagcagcaaaagcTAATGAGAGTCTTGTTGGTGCAAGAACATCCTATTAATATATACCGAGAGATGAAGGCACATGTTCACCAAACTTCTAGTTGTAGTATCTTATATATTTGGCAGAAAAaaggaccaaaaaaaaagagaatcttCTAGTTGTATTATCTTATAAAGTGGTCTAGTGcccaagaaaaatgaaaattgcaATATATCTAATTTCATTGAAGACATAAGTGCGTCACCTGCCAGCCTACAGTGATAATGAAATTTGTGGGGAAAAAGAAATGTTAACAGCATAACATATCAAATGCTGTAGCAACATGGGCAGATGCAGGATGCGGAACCTCATCAGATATTGCATCCTCGACCGAGTCAGACACATGATCAGAGTGTTGCTCAGATTGAGGACAAGCGCTCTGACCACCATGGAAGCCTTCCATACCAATGTTGTAATAACTAGAACCGGTCCTCCTGAAATCCTGGATCAAACGCATATGCATCATATGCCACTCACTAAGATAGGCAGCTAGAGAAACAAGTCACAGAATTAGCTAAAATATAGCACGATcgaacatattttttctcaaaattagGCCATTCTGACCATACATTTTCATCTTCCCAGCAATAGGACAAGCTTACAGATGCATTTGCACGAACGAAATGCATCATATAAATCCATCCAGTGCTAGGGTGAAAGCAGAAAGGGGCGCGGATTGGAGCAAGCGGGTAGCGAGGGGAAAGCTTACAGAGTTGTGTGGACTCGAGCTGAGGCTTCTCacggccgccgacgccgggaTCCCGAGGAGGCGCGTTCAAGCTCGCGGGGCGCGGGAGCagcacagcggcggcggtgacaaGGACGGTCGGGCAGACGCCAGGGGAGCGCCGCGCCGGgcgcgccacggcggcggggactagctagcgggcgggcggcggatgGCCGGCGCATCGGCCGGAATTTCGTGGGCCCTCGACCCAAGTCCGGTACTCCCGTGTGCATGGCCGCATGGGCGACATTGTAAGAGGCCCACGGCCCACCTAGGCAACCTGGGTAGTGGCCCACCAAACCCAAAATGTTTTTCGAAGTTAAATGTTGTTTTGGGAAAATGATATTGCTTTTCCGATTTATTTTGGACTTTAGAGACACAAGCCCTACAAGAAAATGTATTTAGCATCTTGACAGCTTAaaaatatccttttttttacttggaCCCGTTGAGATTTTTTTGCTCAAGCTCGGACGGACGGTATTCATCTATCATAGTGTAAGCACTTGCATgatccctccgttccataccATACGAAAATTTGGGTCAATCAAGATTTATCCATGAAaggaataaatatatttatatatatgtgtgtctagatttattaatatccaTATAAAGAGGATTCTCAACGGCTTATCCAAATTTAGTATCCTCAATGACTGTCTaagaaaaatttttatttcaatgaCTGTCTAAGAAAGATTTCTCCTCGGCTCCTCcatatatgtttatgcttaaGAAGGTCATCCATACTACATCCTTTATATCCCacacaattatattttattaatgtatattaactatttatttcttCTTAAGTATACTtcacaaaaaaatagttttgcatCCTCTTTTGGAGTAGGGAGAGATAACTCTCTCATATGgataataactaaaaataaaggaagtGTCAAAGAAACTACTGGACCAGAATTTTTATCCTTCTTCATTTTGTAGATGAAGTATGAGATGAATGAACCGTTGAGTATCCTCTAATAAAACGGAGGTAACACTAAATATCAGACTTAGTATTTTCAGCACTGTAATGTTACCCCGCTAGTATTTATTTGACACATTCCAAATTTGCAGGCGAGTAGTTTCTTAGCAACCATGAATATTTGATGCGAATTCCTTGGATCCTATATTTGCAGCCAGAAATTCAACTAGAGGAAACTATAGGTTGTATTCCTTGCCACATGTAAGACAATCTAGGTATCTAACTAAAAGTTCACTAGCACTGATGAATGTTACACTTCCAAGTcacgaggaaaaaaaaactcgaagAAAAAACTGAAGTTTATATGCAAGAAACCCATGCAAAAGGAAGGCATCTTTAGCAAACTACCTTAACCAAACATGTTACATTGTACACCTAGCTTTGAGGCTTTGAGCCAATGCTTTGCAACTAATACAGATGCAATGTGCACAATGTTCCTACCAGAAATTCACTATCAAGCCGCAATTCCACTACTGGAGGCAAAAcgttagctttttttttttttgactccTAGTTGACCAAACAGGGGAGGTAAAAAAATACCTACAGTGCCTTCCATTTTCTAAGTAGGTGTTCGTGGATATTTCCTTTATAAACCTTCACCAGACATTGCTTCAATTTTGACATTGTGGACGAGCTCACTTTGATGCCTCGATCAATCATGTCTTCTGCATATTTACATGCCTCAGGTAACCTCTCATCCTTCAGCTTTGATACGAGCATGTTCCCGCTCTCCTCCAATGGCGGGAGCCCATTCTCCACCATGCATCTCCACAGCTTGATCCCTGTATCCCAGTCTCGTGTATCCAAGAACATACGCAGCGCGAGCGAGCAATTTGCCTCGTTGGGCCAAAACTCGTTCTTGATCATCTCGCTAAATATCGCCGATGCCTCCCGGAGCTTCCTCCCCTTCAGCAAGAAGTGGAAGACCATGTTGTACGTGTCCGCATCAGGAAAGACTCCATTGAAGGCCATCTCGTCAAGGTACTCCACGATCACCTCAGGATGACCAAGAGTGCCCTGCAGCATGATCATCGTGCTGTACATTTCCTTGTCTGGGATGAGGCCTCGCCGTCCGACGAAGTCGTTCCAAAgcaccaccgcgccgcgcaGTTCACGGGCCTTGAGGTGTGCAGCCAGTGCGGCGCGGAAGAACTTCTCCCCGGGAGAGCACCTCTGCCGGTGCAAGACGGCGAGGTAGTCCATCGCCTCCATTAGCGCCGTGGAGGAGCCACTTGAGATCAGTGTAGCGAGGAACGAGTCATAGGCCGGGACATTGGCAGGATCGAGTCCGATGACGCGCGCCATCTCGTCGAACACCTCGCGTGCAACATGAGGGTCGGCAGCAGCCTCGCAGCCCTCTAGAAGGATGGCGTAGGAGTCGCCGTCGGGGCGGGTGCCGGCCTCGGCCCGTGCCACGGGGATCGCGGCGCGGGCATCGTCCAGGCGGGAGGCGCGGCAGAGCGCGGAGAGGAGTGAGTTGAGCGCCGGCGTGTCGCGGCGCATGCCGTACATCGGCAGCTCCATGAACGCCTTAAGAGGGGAGCTGCCGGGGTTGGCCGCCAGGGAGGAGAAcacggaggcgaaggtggcgaggGAGAGCAGGCCCTGGGTCCGCATGGAGGAGACGGTGTCCCACATGGGCTCGAACAGGCGGTTCTTGCCGAGGAGGTCGACGATGAGGTTCCAGGAGTAGGGGGAGTGCTGGTGGCTGAGGTGGCGGTGTCCCGCCCAGCGGAAGAAGGCGACGGCAGCGCGCGGGTGCGCGTAGGAGAAGCGCAGCACCTGCTCGACGTCGGGGGAGGTGACGCGGACGTCGGCGTCGTCAAGCGCCGCGTCGACGTTGGGAGCCGACGACGCCAGGATCTCGCACAGGAGACGGATCTTTGGGGGCAGGTCGGGGGCGTCCTTGTACGTGGGGAACAccggcgcggacgggtcgcgcgcgcgcttcgccgccggcgaggcggcggggtcGGACGCCCGCTTTGGCCGCTGGTCAGgcatcgccaccgccaccgccgccgcgccggggaCACACGACGAGGAGTGGTGGAATTGGGGGGGAAGCGGCCAAAGGTGGGGGTTTTGCCCTATCCGAAAGAAAAGCCCAAAACTTTATAAACTGCGGAAGCAGCGAGAGGCCGAGGCGGCTCGCCCGTACGCGCGGCCGGAGGAGAACACCCCAAATCCCAATCGGATCGCGAGGAAAGCTACGGGGTAGTGTGGATGGCGCCCTCCTTGCTCGCCTCGGTGAGCCAAATCCTCGCCGTTCCCCGCACGGGAAGCCGCAGCCGGCGGCGTCTGGTCATCGCCTGTTCCGCCGGTGCTACTGCTCCTCCCAAGCTGGTGACTTTCCTCGGGAAGGGCGGCTCAGGGAAGaccaccgcggccgccgtTGCCG is part of the Oryza brachyantha chromosome 2, ObraRS2, whole genome shotgun sequence genome and encodes:
- the LOC102706918 gene encoding heat shock 70 kDa protein 17, with the translated sequence MAPSRLLLFALVAAAVAVVPSAEAAVASIDLGSEWLKVAAVHLAPGRVPIAVAINEMSKRKSPALAALADGNRLAGEEAAGITARHPSKVFARARDLLAKPFPYVQSVAQSLFLPYDLVPDARGAAAVRADDGQVYTIEEIVAMVLHYAAGLAEAHVGAPVRDAVVAVPPYFGQAERRALTQAAQLAGVNVLSLINEHAGAALQYGIDKDFSNESRHVIFYDMGAGSTYAALVYYSAYNAKEFGKTVSVNQFQVKDVRWSFKLGGLEMEMRLVNYFADQFNKQLGNGVDIRQSPKAMAKLKKQVKRTKEILSANTAAPISVESLYNDIDFRSTITREKFEELCEDLWEQALTPVKEVLAHSGMKIDDIYAVELIGGATRVPKLQAKLQEFLGRSDLDKHLDADEAIVLGASLHAANLSDGIKLNRKLGMIDGSTYGFVFEINGPDYVKDESTDQLLVPRMKKMPIKMFRSIRHTKDFDVSVSYEKTSELPPGVTSHKFVEYSVSGLADASEKYSSRNLSAPIKANLHFSLSRSGIISLDRAEAVIEITEWVEVPKKNLTLESNSTSQNLSPEAEAANSTSDSKENLNSESDANKSSAPIEESKAQDIVTEKVLKKRTFRVPLKVVEKTAGAGSILSKELYSEAKSRLETLDKKDAERRRTAELKNSLESYIYSMKEKLEESADILTVSTEQERESFAEKLNEVQDWLYMDGEDAQANEFKERLDQLKAIGDPILFRLSELKARPAACENARLYLTELQKIVKNWESNKPWLPKKRIDEVVSEAEKVKTWLEEEEAVQKSTPVYSPPAFTSEEVYEKVLDLQDKVSSVNRIPKPKPKVEKKPPKEESANKEKTASSESDSKEEPQEAESRETPSESAAPEENQSEPHKAEDSEPEAHDEL
- the LOC102717316 gene encoding uncharacterized protein LOC102717316 isoform X2 — its product is MEGFHGGQSACPQSEQHSDHVSDSVEDAISDEDVLAPTRLSLAFAASKEREKENKMVEQDESAIWDEVLEEADELAYVHKVPPSISFLSAGTGKRRKSENKLKFSIRGSSSVSLNVKTENSYVGEQKTSSGVPTNGAPENMMAELMENIKEETEDLPSEFACPTKKANISISELLDNLQDRSASSVGTPFSLHQHTAAKEDKPKVPTSKRTLALLGQRNLEIENPLGHIIGETSSEEEDNVENNLALINKDVKGQTMADIFQQVFNATSMDCSTLPVRSYGAGYYGRMQQILQMEKDRHAEFLRQYNREQDCLGDSRGITVQILSRSLEGKLTICRCLFMEKSSLPSTGDVSTDCAMDGSSMKRTIIFSPKICDSVDLVAGNIIHIFPPWKEVKVKEETVLLCTYFSRRGR
- the LOC102717316 gene encoding uncharacterized protein LOC102717316 isoform X1 yields the protein MEGFHGGQSACPQSEQHSDHVSDSVEDAISDEDVLAPTRLSLAFAASKEREKENKMVEQDESAIWDEVLEEADELAYVHKVPPSISFLSAGTGKRRKSENKLKFSIRGSSSVSLNVKTENSYVGEQKTSSGVPTNGAPENMMAELMENIKEETEDLPSEFACPTKKANISISELLDNLQDRSASSVGTPFSLHQHTAAKEDKPKVPTSKRTLALLGQRNLEIENPLGHIIGETSSEEEDNVENNLALINKDVKGQTMADIFQQVFNATSMDCSTLPVRSYGRAGYYGRMQQILQMEKDRHAEFLRQYNREQDCLGDSRGITVQILSRSLEGKLTICRCLFMEKSSLPSTGDVSTDCAMDGSSMKRTIIFSPKICDSVDLVAGNIIHIFPPWKEVKVKEETVLLCTYFSRRGR
- the LOC102717316 gene encoding uncharacterized protein LOC102717316 isoform X4 produces the protein MVEQDESAIWDEVLEEADELAYVHKVPPSISFLSAGTGKRRKSENKLKFSIRGSSSVSLNVKTENSYVGEQKTSSGVPTNGAPENMMAELMENIKEETEDLPSEFACPTKKANISISELLDNLQDRSASSVGTPFSLHQHTAAKEDKPKVPTSKRTLALLGQRNLEIENPLGHIIGETSSEEEDNVENNLALINKDVKGQTMADIFQQVFNATSMDCSTLPVRSYGRAGYYGRMQQILQMEKDRHAEFLRQYNREQDCLGDSRGITVQILSRSLEGKLTICRCLFMEKSSLPSTGDVSTDCAMDGSSMKRTIIFSPKICDSVDLVAGNIIHIFPPWKEVKVKEETVLLCTYFSRRGR
- the LOC102717316 gene encoding uncharacterized protein LOC102717316 isoform X3 — its product is MEGFHGGQSACPQSEQHSDHVSDSVEDAISDEDVLAPTRLSLAFAASKEREKENKMVEQDESAIWDEVLEEADELAYVHKVPPSISFLSAGTGKRRKSENKLKFSIRGSSSVSLNVKTENSYVGEQKTSSGVPTNGAPENMMAELMENIKEETEDLPSEFACPTKKANISISELLDNLQDRSASSVGTPFSLHQHTAAKEDKPKVPTSKRTLALLGQRNLEIENPLGHIIGETSSEEEDNVENNLALINKDVKGQTMADIFQQVFNATSMDCSTLPVRSYGRAGYYGRMQQILQMEKDRHAEFLRQYNREQDCLGDSRGITVQILSRSLEGKLTICRCLFMEKSSVCVAFYRRCLNRLCYGW